A window from Kovacikia minuta CCNUW1 encodes these proteins:
- a CDS encoding HlyD family efflux transporter periplasmic adaptor subunit produces the protein MQIGLAQERPMDVQRAQAEFQVAIANLQKAKADLETSATRSPIAGQVLKVHIKEGEQLGSNPSSDASKGCNGIAEIGKTDQMYAVADIGEYSIAKVQPGQRAKISSPTNTFPGEIAGTVESIGLQSKSDRGAVEVKVRLDDSRPVAKLTNSAVNVKIASP, from the coding sequence ATGCAAATTGGACTGGCACAGGAGCGCCCAATGGACGTGCAACGGGCACAGGCAGAATTTCAGGTGGCGATCGCCAATTTGCAAAAGGCAAAAGCAGATTTGGAAACCTCTGCAACTCGCTCTCCGATCGCAGGACAGGTACTCAAGGTTCACATCAAGGAAGGAGAGCAGCTTGGTAGCAATCCATCTAGCGATGCTTCCAAGGGATGCAATGGGATTGCTGAAATTGGAAAGACCGACCAAATGTACGCCGTCGCCGATATCGGCGAATACTCGATTGCAAAAGTTCAACCTGGGCAAAGAGCAAAAATTAGCAGCCCCACTAATACTTTTCCAGGAGAGATTGCCGGAACGGTTGAATCGATCGGTTTACAAAGCAAAAGCGATCGAGGCGCGGTTGAAGTCAAAGTTCGTTTGGACGACAGTAGACCTGTTGCCAAACTGACCAACTCAGCGGTAAACGTCAAGATTGCCTCACCCTGA
- a CDS encoding ribosome hibernation promotion factor: MNGAVVRAEESSENLYASIDLVADKIARKLRKYKEKRRDKNFTSVKTAEALDDQPVVADLLQHREPELPAQVVRTKYFAMPPMTVQEALEQLEMIDHDFYMFLNAETEEINVVYERNHGGYGVIQPRKGNGHTHNGKNGKTTHGEHESQNGYSASDKHQVNRV, from the coding sequence GTGAATGGTGCTGTTGTTCGTGCTGAAGAGAGTTCTGAGAATTTGTATGCCAGTATTGATTTAGTTGCAGATAAGATAGCGCGCAAGCTCCGTAAATATAAGGAAAAACGGCGAGACAAGAATTTTACTTCGGTCAAAACGGCTGAAGCTCTGGATGATCAGCCAGTCGTTGCTGATTTGTTGCAGCATCGGGAGCCTGAATTGCCCGCGCAGGTTGTTCGCACTAAGTACTTTGCCATGCCTCCCATGACTGTTCAGGAAGCGTTGGAGCAGTTGGAAATGATTGATCATGATTTTTATATGTTCCTGAATGCTGAGACAGAGGAGATTAACGTGGTGTATGAACGGAATCATGGGGGGTATGGTGTAATCCAACCCCGCAAGGGTAACGGACATACCCACAATGGGAAAAATGGGAAAACCACCCACGGTGAACACGAAAGCCAGAACGGGTATTCTGCTTCAGACAAGCACCAGGTGAACCGGGTTTAG
- the hpf gene encoding ribosome hibernation-promoting factor, HPF/YfiA family, giving the protein MKLVIQGKNIEITDALHEYVTQKIEKAVNHFQNLTTEVDVHLSVARNPRINSKQTAEVTI; this is encoded by the coding sequence ATGAAGCTTGTTATCCAGGGAAAAAATATCGAGATCACTGACGCTCTCCATGAGTACGTGACTCAGAAAATTGAAAAGGCGGTTAACCACTTTCAAAATTTAACGACTGAAGTTGATGTCCACCTGTCTGTAGCCCGTAACCCCCGGATAAATTCCAAGCAAACCGCAGAGGTAACAATTTAG
- the lipB gene encoding lipoyl(octanoyl) transferase LipB has translation MSSPPTPYPLDRRPCHLYVKGITPYEVAHAWQKSLVAERRQNPNLEDILILLEHPPVYTLGQGANPGFLKFDPSQTEYELYRVERGGEVTYHCPGQLVGYPILNLNYYQKDLHWYLRQLEEVLIQVLAEYGLEGERLQGLTGVWVSGKKVGAIGIKVSRWITMHGVFLECLP, from the coding sequence TTGTCTTCCCCTCCTACCCCCTATCCCCTCGATCGCCGCCCTTGCCATCTCTATGTGAAAGGCATCACCCCCTATGAGGTTGCCCATGCCTGGCAAAAATCTTTAGTTGCTGAACGACGCCAGAACCCTAACCTGGAAGACATCCTGATTTTGCTAGAACATCCTCCAGTCTATACACTAGGACAGGGGGCAAACCCTGGGTTTCTCAAGTTTGACCCGTCTCAAACAGAATACGAATTGTACCGGGTTGAACGGGGAGGAGAGGTAACGTACCACTGCCCCGGTCAACTGGTGGGCTATCCCATTTTGAACTTGAACTATTACCAGAAGGATCTGCACTGGTATTTGCGCCAGTTGGAGGAGGTGTTGATCCAGGTGCTGGCGGAGTATGGACTGGAAGGGGAAAGGTTGCAGGGTTTAACAGGGGTGTGGGTATCAGGGAAAAAAGTGGGCGCGATCGGCATCAAGGTAAGTCGCTGGATTACGATGCACGGCGTTTTCCTTGAATGTTTGCCCTGA
- a CDS encoding HAMP domain-containing sensor histidine kinase, which yields MVFTIVFAGAFYWFYTFTTEKTIARLRADMKSTLMGAAKGINVQELLDLYAEGKPNPAGFSDDWRFRRQLNWFETVHSVEPRAWLYTYVVGTAKYNRRVGQPAVPLDQLEIIYLVDLWANYNPSKSVQFLESGVPGSVTHEVVEQGAIAETTEIYTDKWGTWLSAFAPLRNAKGKVVAVLGVDIKADYVLKVQQEIRDKVWVSFVATYAVLFILVYILSEILTKHLTELTRSAERIAAGNYNQTLSFTNQSRFPDEMNTLAQIFEVMIDSIRTREQMIREGKQAEDEIRIALQEEKELSELKSRFVSMASHEFRTPLTAIRTAVEILERFGDVASEEKKKEYFQRIRTSIQNIDQLMEDVLVLGKSDAGKLEFNPTWVNPEAFCQEILGEIQLGMGTSHPISFTSQGNCQRAYLDPKLLRSILSNLLSNAIKYSPSGSAVKFTLSCLNQTVHFEIQDQGIGIPLEDQPQLFELFHRARNTDTIRGTGLGLAIVKQCVEIHHGKITFISQENKGTTFCVQLPQQNIE from the coding sequence ATGGTATTCACCATTGTTTTTGCTGGAGCCTTCTACTGGTTCTACACCTTCACGACAGAGAAGACGATCGCCCGTTTGCGAGCAGACATGAAATCTACTTTGATGGGCGCAGCCAAGGGCATCAATGTCCAGGAATTGCTGGATCTCTACGCCGAAGGGAAACCAAATCCTGCTGGCTTTTCTGATGATTGGCGCTTTCGACGGCAGTTGAATTGGTTTGAAACGGTTCACAGTGTAGAACCACGGGCATGGCTCTATACCTACGTGGTTGGTACCGCTAAGTACAATCGGCGCGTGGGTCAGCCTGCTGTTCCCCTGGATCAATTGGAAATTATTTACCTGGTCGATCTGTGGGCTAATTACAATCCATCCAAATCTGTCCAGTTTTTAGAATCGGGTGTTCCTGGCTCCGTTACCCATGAGGTCGTTGAACAGGGGGCGATCGCTGAAACCACTGAAATTTATACCGATAAATGGGGAACCTGGCTGTCTGCTTTCGCTCCCCTCAGGAATGCCAAAGGTAAAGTTGTTGCAGTTTTAGGCGTTGATATCAAGGCGGATTACGTTCTCAAAGTTCAGCAGGAAATTCGCGATAAAGTCTGGGTCTCATTTGTTGCGACCTATGCAGTCCTGTTTATCCTGGTTTACATTCTGTCTGAAATCCTGACAAAACATCTAACTGAGCTAACCCGTTCCGCTGAGCGAATCGCCGCAGGTAATTATAACCAGACCCTCTCTTTTACCAACCAAAGCCGTTTCCCCGATGAAATGAATACGCTTGCCCAAATATTTGAGGTCATGATTGATAGCATTCGCACTCGCGAACAGATGATTCGAGAGGGGAAGCAGGCGGAAGATGAAATCCGTATTGCATTGCAAGAAGAAAAAGAACTGAGCGAACTCAAGTCGCGTTTTGTCTCAATGGCATCCCACGAATTTCGTACCCCTCTTACTGCAATTAGAACAGCAGTTGAAATCCTAGAGCGATTTGGGGATGTGGCAAGTGAGGAGAAAAAGAAGGAATATTTTCAACGCATTCGAACCTCAATTCAGAATATTGATCAGTTAATGGAAGATGTTTTAGTTCTTGGAAAATCAGATGCGGGCAAGCTGGAATTTAATCCAACCTGGGTAAACCCAGAGGCATTCTGCCAGGAAATTCTTGGGGAAATTCAACTGGGAATGGGGACCAGTCATCCCATCTCCTTTACCAGCCAGGGCAACTGTCAGCGAGCCTATTTAGACCCAAAGCTATTGCGATCAATTCTGTCGAATCTCCTATCTAATGCGATTAAATATTCTCCTTCCGGTAGCGCAGTCAAATTTACACTCTCTTGTCTTAATCAAACCGTTCATTTTGAAATTCAAGATCAGGGAATTGGTATTCCCTTAGAAGATCAACCCCAATTATTTGAGTTGTTTCATCGGGCTAGAAATACCGACACGATACGCGGTACAGGGTTAGGATTAGCGATCGTTAAACAGTGTGTAGAGATACACCACGGAAAAATTACATTTATTAGCCAAGAAAACAAGGGCACAACTTTCTGTGTTCAGCTCCCTCAGCAAAATATTGAGTAA
- a CDS encoding GNAT family N-acetyltransferase, producing MDIRDAVEADLPEIVEIYNTTIPYQTVTADLEPVTVESRRDWFHSHKPGKRPLWVVESEGKVVAWLGFKSFYGRPAYETTAELSVYVSPDYRHKGIGRMLVQEAIAHSPAFGIKTLLGFIFAENVPSLCLFERLGFQRWGYLPKVAEFGKIERDLVILGLRLS from the coding sequence ATGGATATTCGAGATGCGGTAGAGGCGGATTTGCCCGAAATCGTTGAAATTTACAACACAACGATTCCTTATCAAACCGTGACAGCTGATTTGGAACCCGTTACGGTTGAGAGTCGGCGGGATTGGTTTCACTCCCATAAACCAGGTAAGCGCCCTCTGTGGGTGGTGGAGTCGGAGGGTAAGGTTGTAGCCTGGTTGGGGTTCAAGTCGTTCTACGGACGCCCAGCCTATGAAACGACAGCAGAACTCAGCGTCTATGTCTCACCAGATTACCGGCATAAGGGAATTGGGAGGATGCTGGTGCAGGAGGCGATCGCCCACAGCCCCGCCTTTGGCATCAAGACGTTGTTGGGATTCATTTTTGCTGAAAACGTCCCCAGTTTGTGCCTGTTTGAGCGATTGGGCTTTCAGCGCTGGGGATATTTGCCCAAAGTAGCGGAGTTTGGCAAGATCGAGCGGGATCTGGTGATTCTGGGACTCCGGTTAAGCTAG
- a CDS encoding 2OG-Fe dioxygenase family protein, with the protein MKRSLLETKEAKCSINYILQNLNSIRVETLAPYFQNLPIDPYIKDNYRFRRFSNFKVCDQHLVQLPHAKFFQSKTYNPLLGDVTREYGELDDGLVQLKDFQTLVLEFFEFCKRCSTFTDIGVHQIRITADPQQKGNPAPEGIHRDGVDLVGIFCVGRQDLEGGETELYKSTHLPLNRTRDLAFTKILNPGELLTFSDHRFFHFTTPVHAASSEIGSRDVFVLTCPALPFLKE; encoded by the coding sequence ATGAAGCGATCGCTCCTGGAAACAAAAGAGGCTAAATGTTCAATTAACTACATATTGCAAAATCTTAACTCTATTAGGGTTGAAACTCTGGCACCCTATTTTCAAAACCTCCCGATTGACCCATATATTAAAGATAACTATCGGTTTAGACGGTTCTCAAACTTTAAAGTTTGTGATCAGCATCTGGTTCAACTTCCCCATGCCAAATTTTTCCAAAGTAAAACCTACAATCCTCTACTGGGCGATGTAACCAGAGAATATGGGGAACTCGACGATGGGTTGGTGCAACTGAAGGATTTTCAAACCCTTGTCCTGGAGTTTTTTGAATTCTGTAAGCGATGTTCAACCTTTACGGATATCGGCGTTCATCAAATTCGGATCACCGCAGATCCTCAACAAAAGGGGAATCCGGCACCTGAAGGAATTCATCGGGATGGGGTGGATCTGGTGGGAATTTTTTGTGTAGGGCGACAGGATCTGGAAGGGGGAGAAACCGAGTTGTACAAATCTACCCACCTTCCACTCAACCGAACCAGGGATCTGGCATTCACTAAAATCCTCAATCCTGGGGAGCTGCTGACGTTTAGTGACCACCGATTCTTTCACTTTACAACTCCCGTGCATGCAGCATCGTCTGAGATCGGCAGTCGGGATGTGTTTGTCTTGACCTGTCCAGCTTTGCCTTTTCTAAAGGAGTAA
- a CDS encoding cysteine desulfurase-like protein yields MESLDLGWIRAQFPALSQMMHGHPVMFLDGPGGTQTPGTVIEAIAHYLTSLNANLHGAFTTSIQTEAVIAEARAAMGDFLGCDPDEVVFGANMTTLTFALSRAIGRELQPGDEIVVTRLDHDANITPWQVLEERGVGVRMVDIHPEDCTLDWVDLERQITERTRVVAVGYASNAVGTINDVAKVVRLAHAVGALAFVDAVHYAPHGPINVRSLDCDFLACSAYKFFGPHTGILYGKREHLTRLRPYKLKPAPEEIPFRWETGTQNHESLAGVVAMVNYLAELGRRISPAVANRRNALFTAMAVIQQEERHLSEQLIPSLLQIPGLNLYGIREPSRFAWRTPTVAIRLDGYTPYELAKALGDRGIFTWNGNFYAIHLTEKLGVEASGGFLRIGFVHYNTIEEAHRLLNALHDLAVRQVAV; encoded by the coding sequence ATGGAATCGCTTGATCTCGGATGGATTCGTGCTCAGTTTCCGGCACTTTCACAAATGATGCATGGGCATCCGGTTATGTTTCTGGATGGTCCGGGTGGAACTCAAACACCAGGAACTGTGATTGAGGCGATCGCCCACTATTTGACCTCATTGAATGCCAATTTGCATGGTGCCTTTACCACCAGCATCCAAACAGAGGCAGTGATCGCAGAAGCACGGGCAGCAATGGGGGATTTTTTGGGGTGCGACCCCGATGAAGTGGTGTTTGGTGCCAACATGACGACCCTGACCTTTGCCCTCAGTCGGGCGATCGGGCGGGAACTGCAACCGGGGGATGAAATTGTGGTAACCCGGCTTGACCACGATGCCAACATCACTCCCTGGCAGGTGTTGGAAGAACGGGGAGTCGGCGTTCGGATGGTAGATATTCATCCTGAGGACTGTACTTTGGATTGGGTTGATCTGGAACGGCAGATTACGGAAAGAACCAGAGTGGTGGCGGTTGGGTATGCTTCCAATGCGGTGGGTACAATTAATGACGTGGCAAAAGTGGTACGGCTTGCCCATGCGGTGGGAGCATTGGCATTTGTAGATGCGGTTCACTATGCCCCCCATGGTCCGATTAATGTGCGTTCCCTGGATTGTGATTTTCTGGCGTGTTCGGCATACAAGTTCTTCGGTCCGCACACCGGTATCCTCTATGGCAAACGGGAACACCTTACCCGGTTGCGCCCCTACAAATTGAAACCTGCCCCTGAGGAAATTCCGTTTCGCTGGGAGACGGGAACACAAAATCATGAAAGTCTGGCAGGGGTGGTGGCAATGGTGAATTATCTGGCGGAATTGGGGCGTCGGATCTCGCCCGCTGTTGCTAATCGCCGAAATGCTCTGTTTACAGCGATGGCAGTCATTCAGCAGGAGGAAAGACACTTAAGCGAACAACTGATTCCCAGCCTGTTGCAAATTCCAGGGTTAAACCTGTATGGCATCAGGGAGCCAAGCCGATTTGCCTGGCGCACCCCAACCGTTGCCATTCGATTGGATGGATACACCCCCTATGAACTGGCAAAAGCGCTGGGCGATCGGGGAATCTTTACCTGGAATGGCAACTTCTACGCCATTCATTTAACCGAAAAACTGGGAGTAGAGGCAAGTGGCGGTTTCCTGCGGATCGGGTTTGTGCATTACAACACGATTGAAGAAGCCCATCGCTTGCTGAATGCGCTGCATGACCTGGCGGTGCGTCAGGTAGCGGTGTGA
- a CDS encoding ubiquitin carboxyl-terminal hydrolase 14, producing the protein MKPCTHTDFIQPVTPSSRGCEECLTMGDRWVHLRICLTCGHVGCCDSSKNKHATKHFQTTEHPIVQSFEPNEQWRWCYIDKTYV; encoded by the coding sequence ATGAAACCCTGCACTCACACCGATTTCATTCAACCAGTGACTCCCAGTTCCAGAGGATGCGAAGAATGCCTGACAATGGGCGATCGCTGGGTTCATTTACGCATCTGCCTGACCTGTGGCCATGTTGGTTGCTGTGACTCTTCAAAAAATAAACATGCCACAAAGCATTTTCAAACAACAGAACATCCAATCGTGCAATCGTTTGAACCCAACGAGCAATGGCGCTGGTGTTACATCGATAAGACCTATGTTTAA
- a CDS encoding DUF433 domain-containing protein: MAPAFNGQSAILRTERGLTIAGTRITLYDVMDHLKAHYPPKFIRDSFNLTDEQLRTALSYIETHQTEVEAEYQEILKTAAETWQYWEEQNRERFARIAAAPPRPGYEAVRAKLQQRKVQREEKK, from the coding sequence ATGGCTCCAGCATTCAATGGACAGTCAGCGATTCTTCGTACAGAGCGCGGACTGACGATCGCAGGCACCCGCATCACGCTCTACGATGTGATGGATCATCTCAAAGCTCACTATCCACCCAAGTTTATTCGGGATTCATTCAACTTGACAGATGAGCAACTCCGTACTGCCCTTTCCTACATTGAGACGCACCAAACCGAGGTAGAAGCGGAGTATCAGGAAATATTGAAAACGGCGGCAGAAACCTGGCAGTATTGGGAAGAGCAGAACCGCGAACGTTTTGCTCGGATTGCTGCTGCCCCCCCTCGTCCTGGATATGAAGCTGTTCGAGCGAAGCTTCAACAACGGAAAGTTCAACGAGAAGAAAAAAAGTAG
- a CDS encoding DUF3368 domain-containing protein — translation MAPSHLLAKRQDLIMEVKPIMDDLIAQANFRISSQLYVDVLNAAGE, via the coding sequence ATGGCACCCTCCCACTTACTAGCAAAACGTCAAGATTTAATCATGGAGGTCAAACCCATAATGGATGATCTAATAGCCCAAGCAAATTTCCGAATCAGCAGCCAATTGTATGTAGATGTTTTGAATGCGGCAGGTGAGTAA
- a CDS encoding DUF3368 domain-containing protein, with the protein MTIVSNTSPISNLAKVGQLDLVQQIYRVILIPSAVYEELLDERAGETVITAVQSAVWLEIHSVQNQELVNQLRDRVNVGEAEAIALAVEVKAARLLIDERLGRQAATDLGLRITGVLGILLSR; encoded by the coding sequence GTGACCATTGTAAGTAACACCTCACCAATTTCAAATTTGGCGAAGGTTGGGCAACTAGATCTGGTGCAACAAATATACAGAGTGATTCTGATTCCAAGTGCAGTTTATGAGGAATTGTTGGATGAGAGGGCTGGCGAAACTGTGATTACAGCAGTTCAATCAGCAGTTTGGCTGGAGATCCACTCAGTACAGAATCAAGAATTGGTCAATCAGTTACGAGATCGTGTCAATGTAGGAGAGGCTGAGGCAATTGCACTTGCTGTCGAAGTAAAAGCAGCCCGATTGCTAATCGATGAGCGGCTGGGCAGACAAGCCGCGACAGATTTGGGGTTAAGGATCACTGGAGTCCTGGGAATTCTTCTAAGTAGGTAG
- a CDS encoding UPF0175 family protein, producing MAATIQAVDLRVREITMSLVISDDLVRASGLSERELFLEIVIMLFRQDKISLGKASELTGMHRMQFQKLLADRGICVHYDVAEFQEDLNTL from the coding sequence TTGGCTGCTACGATCCAAGCAGTAGATTTAAGAGTTAGAGAGATAACCATGAGTTTGGTAATTTCAGATGACCTTGTAAGGGCAAGCGGCTTATCAGAGCGCGAATTATTTTTGGAAATTGTGATTATGCTGTTTCGCCAAGACAAAATTAGTTTGGGCAAAGCGAGTGAGCTGACGGGGATGCATCGAATGCAGTTTCAAAAACTGCTGGCTGATCGAGGTATCTGCGTCCACTATGATGTAGCTGAGTTTCAAGAAGACCTCAATACTTTATAG